A window of Rufibacter sp. LB8 contains these coding sequences:
- a CDS encoding penicillin-binding protein 1A yields MSSSPETKFRKIISGLWLFFAGGFVFFLLYVFAVSINFLNLFGDLPDLKTLENPKSELASEVYSEDGQLLGKYFRENRSPVTYEQLPQHLVDALVATEDIRFEDHSGIDFKGTLAVPYYKLTGKQDRGSSTLTQQLARNLFRTRDDLNNGLLSGVPGLRMLIIKTKEWIMSIKLERSYTKKEILLMYLNTVDFGSNAFGIKVASKTFFNKEPEQLSLPEAATLVGVLKGPSFYSPVTRPERSMNRRNTVLDQMRKYQYIDDATYTAASAKPIVLDFNVENQNKGLAPYFRTEIGKSLSKWAKENGYDLYADGLKIYTTIDSRMQKHAEQAVEQHMKVMQKEFFKQWKGRNPWTYDDGREMKNFITDKIKQTARYKSLVEQYGSNEDSIQYHLKTKIPMRVFSWGGERDTLMSPLDSLKYYKHYLHAGFMAMDPLTGKVKAWVGGTNYKYFKYDHVKQGARQPGSVFKPFVYTAAIEAGYSPCYEVVDAPVTIINSDGVPYTPKNSDGKYSGRRHTLREALALSVNTITTFLMKKLGPEAVVQTAQRLGITTKLDPVAALALGSSDVTLYDMVGAYGTFVNKGTWTEPQYLMRIEDKNGTVLQDFAPKTVEVLSEETAYTMVHMLQASADIRGGTAYYGLRHRYGLKNEIGAKTGTTSNYSDAWFMGITPDLAAGVWVGGEDRSVHFRSAAYGQGNKLAMPIYAIFMKKVYADKALNVSKAPFPKPTTPMSVNLNCNGSNTPTVADSVKQDQTLTLPDNVGEGF; encoded by the coding sequence ATGTCGTCTTCACCTGAAACTAAGTTCCGGAAAATCATCTCGGGGCTTTGGCTCTTTTTTGCCGGTGGGTTTGTGTTCTTTTTGCTGTACGTGTTTGCGGTCAGCATCAACTTCCTGAACCTGTTCGGCGATTTGCCAGACCTCAAGACCCTGGAAAACCCCAAAAGTGAGCTAGCCTCTGAAGTGTATTCAGAAGACGGCCAACTGCTGGGCAAGTATTTCAGGGAGAACCGCAGCCCCGTGACCTATGAACAACTGCCGCAGCACTTAGTAGACGCGCTGGTAGCCACCGAGGATATTCGGTTTGAGGACCACTCCGGCATTGATTTCAAAGGCACGCTGGCCGTTCCGTATTACAAATTGACCGGCAAGCAGGACCGGGGTTCCAGTACGTTGACTCAACAGCTGGCGCGCAACCTTTTTAGAACCCGTGATGATTTGAACAATGGCCTGCTGAGCGGTGTGCCCGGTTTGCGCATGCTTATCATCAAGACCAAAGAATGGATTATGTCCATTAAGCTGGAGCGCTCTTACACCAAGAAAGAGATTTTATTAATGTACCTAAACACCGTGGACTTCGGGAGCAATGCCTTCGGGATTAAGGTGGCTTCTAAAACCTTTTTCAACAAAGAACCAGAGCAATTAAGTCTGCCTGAAGCCGCCACGCTGGTGGGGGTTTTAAAAGGCCCTTCGTTCTACAGCCCGGTCACCAGACCAGAACGCTCTATGAACCGCCGCAACACGGTGCTGGACCAGATGCGTAAGTACCAGTACATTGATGATGCCACCTACACCGCCGCTTCTGCCAAACCCATCGTATTGGATTTCAACGTTGAGAATCAGAACAAAGGCCTGGCGCCTTATTTCAGAACCGAAATTGGAAAGTCACTCTCTAAATGGGCGAAGGAAAACGGGTATGACCTGTACGCCGATGGCCTGAAAATCTACACCACCATTGACTCCCGCATGCAGAAACACGCCGAACAGGCCGTGGAGCAGCACATGAAAGTGATGCAGAAGGAATTCTTCAAGCAGTGGAAAGGCAGAAACCCCTGGACCTATGATGATGGCCGGGAGATGAAGAACTTCATCACAGACAAAATTAAGCAGACCGCCCGCTATAAGAGTTTGGTAGAGCAATACGGCAGCAATGAAGACTCCATCCAGTACCACCTCAAAACCAAGATTCCTATGCGGGTCTTCTCGTGGGGCGGCGAGCGGGATACCTTGATGAGTCCCCTGGATTCCCTGAAATACTACAAACACTACCTGCACGCAGGCTTTATGGCCATGGACCCTCTCACCGGCAAAGTAAAGGCTTGGGTTGGCGGTACCAATTACAAGTATTTCAAATATGACCACGTGAAACAAGGCGCGCGTCAGCCAGGCTCGGTCTTTAAACCGTTTGTGTACACGGCTGCCATTGAAGCAGGGTATTCGCCTTGCTATGAAGTGGTGGACGCGCCCGTGACCATCATTAACTCAGACGGCGTTCCCTACACGCCCAAAAACAGCGACGGTAAATATTCAGGCCGCCGACATACGTTGCGCGAGGCCTTGGCTTTGTCGGTGAATACCATCACCACGTTCCTGATGAAAAAGCTGGGCCCTGAAGCCGTGGTACAGACGGCACAAAGATTGGGCATCACCACAAAACTAGACCCTGTCGCGGCCTTGGCTTTGGGTTCCAGTGACGTGACCTTGTATGACATGGTGGGCGCGTACGGCACGTTCGTAAACAAAGGCACCTGGACGGAGCCGCAATATTTGATGCGTATTGAAGACAAGAACGGCACCGTGTTACAGGATTTCGCGCCGAAGACGGTGGAAGTGTTGAGCGAAGAAACGGCGTATACCATGGTGCACATGCTGCAGGCCTCTGCTGATATTAGAGGCGGCACGGCCTACTACGGTCTTCGTCACAGATACGGGCTCAAAAACGAAATTGGGGCCAAAACTGGAACTACCTCCAACTACTCAGACGCGTGGTTCATGGGCATTACCCCAGACCTGGCGGCCGGTGTGTGGGTGGGCGGCGAAGATCGTAGCGTTCACTTTAGGAGCGCCGCATATGGCCAGGGAAATAAACTCGCTATGCCTATCTACGCCATCTTCATGAAGAAAGTGTACGCAGACAAAGCCCTAAATGTGTCCAAGGCCCCGTTTCCCAAGCCCACCACGCCCATGTCTGTCAACTTAAACTGTAACGGTAGCAATACCCCGACGGTGGCAGATTCCGTAAAACAAGACCAAACCCTCACGTTGCCAGATAACGTGGGCGAAGGTTTCTAA
- a CDS encoding tetratricopeptide repeat protein: MRRARFLIYFLLLAVVAGCAPDKPFGKFYHNVNARFNGYFLAREKMREAEAKMDAALVNDYNRVLDILPPLDTTFLKTLKPDLEEAIKRASFAIARHPKSRWVDDSYVVVGKARYYLGEDSEAIKTFRFVQTTSPDRHARHEALVWLMRVYIRQKDYDAAISVSELFRKERMNEENGRELLLTRAHLASLQNDLPTTIQNMEQAVAYADKKDQEARLRFILGQLYMATNQDQKAYEQFTLVLKKKPPYELDFYTKLNQAQVTNLKDVTDRARVEQFLLALASDEKNKEYLDKIYYDLAKLELRQKEYRESLTYLGQSTKASTTNRNQKAYSYLLAAQIHYDHLQQYKLSQAYYDSTLQILPPTTLGYEELADRKTVLTAFVQQLEIIRTEDSLQALAGLSDTERAARVAQQITQEKEAADAAALAASTARNTTGAAGASGPPVAGPAGTWYFDNPVVMANARNDFLRVWGDRPLQDNWRRSAALALGGGQQAGPATSAGADTAGVAAAAAQKQQQYLAAIPLNAEQLAASNQRLEEAYFTLGNIYQQRLREPQQATQTFLKLLERFPQSKHAPEVYYSLFVLAQSMQQNEQAATYARILKERFPTSKYSRLIENPDFLRTFSVENAAAYALYDSAYVRYEKANYPQALGFLTSLSEKYPQNDIQDQIAFLRVLVVGRTQPGPPFRAAVEQFMQTYKESPLLPKAKELLTVNQKFESGEFAKKAVEEPPLRPEEMVLEAPSYQANLTAPHAFVIVQTADTAATRLLLNSYTQYNSKFHPRKNLTLETQPLADSTRLLVVQAFPDYKGAQQYAKLQTARSSPLAAGNGPKFVTFVISATNLRLLLQLKNLEEYIAFFEKNYQ, translated from the coding sequence TTGAGACGAGCACGTTTTCTTATCTATTTTCTGTTACTGGCCGTGGTGGCTGGCTGCGCGCCAGACAAGCCCTTCGGCAAGTTTTACCACAATGTGAACGCCCGGTTCAACGGCTACTTTCTGGCCCGTGAAAAAATGCGCGAGGCTGAAGCCAAGATGGACGCCGCCCTGGTCAATGACTACAACCGCGTGCTGGACATTCTTCCGCCCTTAGACACTACTTTTCTCAAAACGCTCAAGCCAGACCTGGAAGAGGCTATCAAGCGGGCCTCGTTCGCCATTGCGCGGCATCCCAAGTCACGGTGGGTAGATGATAGCTACGTGGTGGTGGGCAAGGCCCGCTATTACCTGGGCGAAGATTCTGAGGCTATCAAGACCTTCCGGTTTGTGCAGACCACCAGCCCAGACCGCCACGCCCGCCATGAAGCCTTGGTCTGGTTGATGCGCGTGTACATCCGGCAGAAAGACTATGACGCGGCCATCTCAGTATCTGAGCTGTTCAGAAAAGAGCGCATGAACGAAGAAAACGGCCGTGAGCTGTTGTTGACCCGTGCGCACCTGGCTAGCCTGCAGAACGACCTGCCCACCACTATCCAAAACATGGAGCAGGCCGTGGCGTACGCCGATAAAAAAGACCAGGAAGCCAGACTTAGGTTTATTCTGGGGCAACTCTACATGGCCACCAACCAAGACCAGAAAGCCTACGAGCAGTTCACGCTGGTTTTGAAAAAGAAGCCGCCCTACGAGCTGGACTTCTACACCAAACTAAACCAGGCCCAGGTCACCAACCTCAAAGACGTCACTGACAGAGCCCGCGTGGAGCAATTCCTGCTGGCCTTAGCCAGCGACGAGAAGAACAAAGAATACCTGGACAAGATTTACTATGACCTGGCCAAGCTGGAGCTTCGGCAGAAAGAATACCGGGAGTCGCTCACGTATCTGGGCCAATCTACCAAAGCCTCCACCACCAACCGCAATCAGAAAGCCTATTCTTATTTACTGGCGGCGCAGATTCATTATGACCACCTGCAGCAGTACAAACTCTCGCAGGCGTATTATGACAGCACCTTGCAAATCCTTCCGCCTACCACGCTGGGCTATGAAGAATTAGCAGACCGCAAAACCGTGCTCACCGCTTTTGTGCAGCAGCTGGAGATTATCAGAACCGAAGACAGCCTCCAGGCCCTGGCCGGTTTAAGCGACACCGAACGAGCCGCCAGAGTAGCCCAACAGATTACGCAAGAGAAAGAAGCCGCCGATGCTGCTGCGCTAGCTGCCTCAACCGCCAGAAACACTACCGGTGCCGCTGGTGCATCTGGTCCGCCCGTGGCTGGCCCGGCCGGCACCTGGTACTTTGACAACCCCGTGGTCATGGCCAATGCCCGCAATGACTTCCTGCGCGTGTGGGGAGACAGACCGTTGCAAGACAACTGGCGCCGCAGTGCTGCCTTGGCCTTGGGCGGTGGGCAGCAAGCCGGTCCGGCCACCAGCGCCGGGGCAGATACCGCAGGCGTGGCCGCGGCTGCCGCCCAAAAACAACAGCAATACTTAGCCGCCATCCCCTTAAACGCTGAGCAGCTGGCCGCCTCTAACCAGCGTTTGGAGGAAGCCTACTTTACCTTGGGCAACATTTACCAGCAGCGTTTGCGTGAACCACAGCAGGCCACCCAGACTTTTCTGAAGTTACTGGAGCGTTTTCCGCAGTCTAAACACGCCCCTGAAGTTTATTACAGTTTGTTTGTCTTGGCGCAGTCCATGCAGCAGAACGAGCAGGCCGCCACGTATGCCCGTATTTTGAAAGAGCGTTTCCCTACCTCCAAGTACAGCCGCCTGATTGAGAACCCAGATTTCCTGCGCACCTTCTCCGTGGAAAATGCCGCGGCCTACGCCCTGTATGATTCTGCCTATGTGCGGTATGAAAAAGCGAACTATCCGCAGGCCTTGGGCTTTCTAACGTCGCTGTCTGAGAAATATCCTCAGAATGACATCCAGGACCAGATTGCTTTTCTCAGAGTGTTGGTGGTGGGCAGAACCCAACCGGGACCGCCGTTCAGAGCCGCTGTGGAACAGTTCATGCAGACGTACAAAGAAAGTCCGCTGCTGCCCAAGGCCAAAGAACTGTTGACCGTGAACCAGAAGTTTGAAAGCGGGGAATTCGCCAAAAAAGCCGTGGAGGAACCGCCGCTCAGGCCAGAGGAAATGGTGCTGGAGGCGCCTAGCTATCAGGCTAACCTCACGGCCCCGCATGCTTTTGTGATTGTGCAGACCGCAGACACCGCCGCCACCAGGTTATTATTGAATTCATATACGCAGTACAACAGCAAGTTCCACCCGCGCAAGAACCTGACCTTAGAGACCCAACCGTTGGCCGACAGCACCCGTCTGCTGGTGGTGCAGGCGTTTCCAGATTACAAAGGCGCTCAGCAATACGCTAAATTACAGACGGCGCGTTCTTCTCCGTTGGCCGCCGGGAACGGCCCGAAATTTGTTACCTTTGTCATCTCTGCCACTAACCTGAGGCTGCTGCTGCAACTGAAGAACCTGGAGGAGTACATCGCCTTTTTTGAAAAAAATTACCAATAA
- a CDS encoding AtpZ/AtpI family protein, translating into MNQEPNQDKPSAPQESQVKPYLKYSGLAFQMIGIMAVAALGGRKLDAYFENEIPWWTLVLLLVAVVASMYKVIVSLTKK; encoded by the coding sequence ATGAACCAGGAGCCCAACCAAGATAAACCATCTGCCCCGCAAGAATCTCAGGTGAAGCCGTACCTCAAGTACTCGGGGTTGGCGTTCCAGATGATTGGTATCATGGCGGTGGCGGCGCTGGGCGGGCGCAAACTGGACGCATACTTTGAGAACGAGATTCCGTGGTGGACCCTGGTCTTGCTGCTGGTGGCCGTGGTGGCGTCTATGTACAAGGTGATTGTCTCTCTGACCAAAAAATAA
- the atpB gene encoding F0F1 ATP synthase subunit A — protein MKKILVFLFAILTFSAQAAESKDGAAFNPGDMIMHHIGDDYTWHFADGLVAPLPVILYGENGVDVFSSSNFYNANHELQPYNGYVMNHGHIYYADANGQARTVEGKAVGPLDLSITKNVASMLLSVLLMFLVFMSIAGAYKKNRGKAPRGMQSFFEPIIVFVRDDIAKTNIGPKYERYMPYLLTVFFFIWFNNLLGLMPGGANLTGNITVTLILAVFTLLITVFSGNKSYWGHIFNTPGVPWWLKWGIPIMPLVEVIGIFTKPFSLMVRLFANITAGHIIILSLFSLIFIFESVAISPVSVAFAIFMNFLELFVALLQAYIFTLLSAMYFGGAVEEHDGHGDHGHGDAPHTVAAH, from the coding sequence ATGAAGAAGATACTCGTATTCCTGTTTGCTATTCTTACTTTTTCAGCCCAGGCGGCAGAATCTAAAGATGGTGCTGCGTTCAACCCCGGTGACATGATCATGCACCACATTGGTGATGATTATACCTGGCATTTCGCTGATGGCTTGGTGGCACCGTTGCCAGTTATATTATATGGGGAGAATGGGGTGGATGTTTTTTCGTCCAGCAACTTCTACAACGCCAACCATGAACTGCAGCCCTACAACGGCTACGTGATGAACCATGGCCACATCTATTATGCAGATGCTAACGGCCAGGCCAGAACCGTGGAAGGCAAAGCGGTAGGTCCTCTGGATTTGTCCATCACCAAGAACGTGGCGTCTATGCTGTTGAGCGTGTTGCTGATGTTCTTAGTGTTTATGTCTATTGCCGGTGCATACAAGAAAAACAGAGGCAAGGCGCCGCGCGGCATGCAGTCGTTCTTTGAGCCCATCATTGTCTTTGTGCGTGATGACATTGCTAAAACCAACATTGGCCCTAAGTACGAGCGCTACATGCCGTATTTGTTGACCGTGTTCTTCTTTATCTGGTTTAACAACCTGTTGGGCTTGATGCCCGGTGGCGCTAACTTAACCGGTAACATCACGGTGACTTTGATCTTGGCGGTATTTACGTTGTTGATTACCGTGTTCTCTGGGAACAAATCCTACTGGGGACACATCTTCAACACGCCGGGTGTTCCGTGGTGGTTGAAGTGGGGTATTCCCATCATGCCGTTGGTGGAGGTGATCGGTATTTTTACCAAGCCTTTCTCTTTGATGGTTCGTCTTTTCGCCAACATCACGGCGGGTCACATCATCATCCTGAGTTTGTTCAGCTTGATCTTTATCTTTGAAAGCGTGGCCATTAGCCCGGTGAGTGTGGCATTTGCTATCTTCATGAACTTTTTGGAGCTGTTTGTGGCTTTACTGCAAGCGTACATCTTCACCCTGCTGTCTGCCATGTATTTTGGTGGCGCGGTAGAGGAGCATGACGGTCACGGCGACCATGGCCACGGTGATGCGCCGCACACGGTAGCTGCCCATTAA
- the atpE gene encoding ATP synthase F0 subunit C, with the protein MLALLLQALSEGAGFAIMGAGIGAGLVALGAGLGIGRIGGSAMESIARQPEAGGKIQTAMIIASALIEGVALFGVVVCLLISFIK; encoded by the coding sequence ATGTTAGCATTATTGCTTCAAGCTTTGTCAGAAGGCGCAGGTTTCGCGATTATGGGTGCCGGTATCGGTGCTGGTTTAGTTGCGCTTGGCGCTGGTCTTGGTATCGGTAGAATTGGTGGCTCTGCCATGGAATCTATTGCAAGACAGCCAGAGGCCGGTGGTAAGATCCAGACTGCAATGATCATTGCTTCTGCTCTTATTGAAGGTGTTGCCCTGTTCGGGGTGGTTGTTTGCCTTCTGATCTCTTTCATCAAGTAA
- a CDS encoding F0F1 ATP synthase subunit B → MNPLVTPNIGLLIWQTITFLVVLFLLSKFAWKPIMAALRERESNIDAALSMAEKAKLEMQSLKADNERLLNEARAERERILKEATESANHLLEAARTKATEEGQRLVENARVSIENEKKAALTEVRNVAANLSIEIAEKLIRRELQDQTAQRALVQSYLQEANLG, encoded by the coding sequence ATGAATCCATTAGTAACGCCAAATATTGGACTACTTATCTGGCAGACCATCACCTTTTTGGTGGTGCTTTTCCTGTTATCAAAGTTCGCCTGGAAACCCATTATGGCTGCCCTGCGTGAGCGCGAAAGCAACATTGACGCCGCTCTGAGCATGGCCGAAAAAGCCAAACTGGAGATGCAGTCTCTGAAAGCCGACAACGAGCGTCTTTTAAATGAAGCCCGTGCTGAGCGTGAGCGCATCTTGAAAGAAGCCACTGAGTCTGCCAACCATTTATTGGAAGCAGCCCGCACTAAAGCTACTGAAGAAGGTCAGCGCCTGGTTGAAAACGCCCGCGTTTCTATTGAGAACGAGAAGAAAGCTGCTCTTACAGAAGTAAGAAACGTAGCCGCCAACTTGTCTATTGAGATAGCTGAGAAATTGATCAGACGTGAGTTGCAGGATCAAACCGCGCAACGTGCGTTGGTACAGAGCTACCTGCAGGAAGCCAATTTAGGCTAA
- the atpH gene encoding ATP synthase F1 subunit delta, which translates to MSDERVASRYAKSLLELAQEQGSLEKVYADMRSFTKVLNESRDFQLALRNPIIKHDKKLAILTAVFGASMTPLTMAFFKIITQKNREAVLESVATEFVKQYNLISGIQKATVTTAAPLTDDLRATFQQMVVDRTGSKVELTEVVNPEVVGGYVLRIGDQQIDNTIKTSVQKLRNKFKENPYITKL; encoded by the coding sequence ATGTCAGACGAAAGAGTTGCCTCCAGGTACGCAAAGTCTCTGCTAGAATTGGCCCAGGAGCAAGGTTCTCTGGAGAAAGTGTACGCAGACATGCGTTCCTTCACCAAAGTCCTGAATGAAAGCCGTGACTTCCAACTGGCCCTGCGCAACCCTATTATAAAGCATGACAAGAAGCTGGCCATCCTGACCGCCGTTTTTGGCGCAAGCATGACTCCGCTCACCATGGCTTTTTTCAAAATCATCACCCAGAAAAACCGTGAGGCTGTTCTGGAGTCTGTAGCAACTGAGTTTGTAAAACAATACAACTTAATCAGTGGCATACAGAAAGCAACCGTGACCACGGCTGCCCCGCTGACAGATGACTTGCGTGCCACGTTCCAGCAAATGGTAGTGGACCGTACCGGTAGCAAAGTAGAGCTGACAGAAGTGGTGAACCCAGAAGTAGTTGGGGGTTATGTGCTGCGCATTGGTGACCAACAAATAGACAATACTATCAAAACCAGCGTGCAGAAATTGAGAAACAAGTTTAAAGAAAATCCATACATTACTAAACTATAA
- the atpA gene encoding F0F1 ATP synthase subunit alpha: protein MAEVRPDEVSAILREQLSNFRTEAELEEVGTVLQVGDGVARIYGLSKAQSGELLEFENGLQALVLNLEEDNVGAVLLGDWSDVKEGDTVKKTNKIASVKVGDGMVGRVVNTLGHPIDGKGPLTGELYEMPIERKAPGVIYRQPVNEPMQTGIKAIDSMIPIGRGQRELIIGDRQTGKSAVAIDTIINQGEFFDRGEPVFCIYVAVGQKASTVAQIVNALESAGAMRYTVVVAAPAADPAPLQFYAPFTGAAIGEFFRDTGRPALVVYDDLSKQAVAYREVSLLLRRPPGREAYPGDVFYLHSRLLERAAKINASDEIARDMNDLPESIKHLVKGGGSLTALPIIETQAGDVSAYIPTNVISITDGQIFLETNLFNSGIRPAINVGISVSRVGGNAQIKSMKKVAGTLKLDQAQFRELEAFAKFGSDLDASTKLTIERGRRNLEVLKQAQFSPVAVEDQVAMIYCCTNGLIDDVPVNEVRTFEKDFLMTLNAQHRPVLDSLRAGKIDDTVTGTLKEVARDLTARYRN, encoded by the coding sequence ATGGCAGAAGTTAGACCTGATGAAGTATCAGCGATTTTAAGAGAACAGCTGTCAAACTTCAGAACCGAAGCTGAACTGGAAGAAGTTGGTACGGTGCTGCAAGTGGGTGACGGTGTTGCTCGTATCTACGGCTTATCTAAGGCGCAGTCTGGTGAGTTGTTAGAGTTCGAAAATGGTCTGCAAGCCCTTGTTCTTAACTTAGAGGAAGACAATGTGGGTGCGGTATTGTTGGGTGACTGGTCCGACGTTAAAGAAGGCGACACCGTAAAGAAAACAAATAAAATTGCCTCTGTAAAAGTAGGTGATGGCATGGTAGGCCGTGTGGTAAACACCCTGGGCCACCCTATAGATGGCAAAGGTCCTTTGACCGGCGAACTCTATGAAATGCCCATTGAAAGAAAAGCACCCGGTGTTATTTACCGCCAGCCGGTAAACGAACCAATGCAAACCGGTATCAAAGCCATTGACTCTATGATTCCAATTGGCCGTGGCCAGCGGGAATTGATCATTGGTGACCGCCAGACAGGTAAATCTGCTGTGGCTATTGACACCATCATCAACCAAGGTGAATTCTTTGACCGTGGTGAGCCTGTATTCTGTATCTATGTTGCGGTTGGCCAGAAGGCTTCTACCGTGGCGCAGATTGTGAATGCCTTGGAGTCTGCCGGTGCCATGCGTTACACTGTGGTGGTAGCTGCTCCAGCTGCTGACCCTGCTCCTCTTCAATTCTACGCACCCTTTACCGGTGCTGCTATTGGTGAGTTCTTCCGTGACACCGGTCGTCCTGCACTGGTAGTTTATGATGACTTGTCTAAGCAAGCAGTAGCGTACCGTGAAGTGTCTTTGTTGCTTCGTCGTCCTCCAGGACGTGAGGCTTACCCAGGTGACGTATTCTATCTTCACTCCCGTTTGTTGGAGCGTGCGGCTAAAATCAACGCTTCTGACGAGATTGCGCGTGACATGAACGATTTGCCGGAGTCTATCAAGCATTTGGTGAAAGGTGGTGGTTCTTTGACCGCGCTTCCTATCATTGAGACGCAGGCCGGTGACGTTTCTGCCTATATCCCAACCAACGTGATTTCTATCACAGACGGTCAGATCTTCTTGGAAACCAACTTGTTCAACTCTGGTATCCGTCCGGCTATCAACGTAGGTATCTCGGTATCTAGGGTAGGTGGTAACGCCCAGATCAAGTCAATGAAGAAAGTGGCTGGTACGCTCAAGCTGGACCAGGCGCAGTTCCGTGAATTGGAAGCTTTCGCTAAGTTTGGTTCTGACCTAGATGCCTCTACCAAATTGACCATTGAGCGTGGCCGCAGAAACCTGGAAGTGTTGAAGCAAGCCCAGTTCTCGCCGGTAGCGGTAGAGGACCAGGTAGCCATGATCTACTGCTGTACCAACGGTCTGATTGATGATGTGCCGGTAAACGAAGTGCGTACGTTTGAGAAAGACTTCTTGATGACCTTGAACGCGCAGCACCGTCCGGTATTGGATTCTTTGAGAGCCGGTAAGATTGATGATACCGTAACAGGTACGTTGAAAGAAGTAGCGCGCGATTTGACTGCGAGATACCGTAACTAA
- the atpG gene encoding ATP synthase F1 subunit gamma: MASLKEVRNRIVSVGSTQQITKAMKMVAAAKLRRAQDNILRMRPYAQRLNNILTNLSNVEGEAGQNVYSQKRDVQRVLIIAVTSDRGLCGAFNSNVMKAVNILIAERYSAQAAAGNVEIMAIGKKGHEFFNKRSFPMAGDYTTVFGNLSFDRVRVAAEQAMDGFRTGLYDQVDLVYNEFKNVATQFVRTEQFLPIQESELDANATQVESDYIFEPSKQEILEQLIPKSLKIQVYKAVLESNASEHGARMTAMDKATENAGELLKQLKLTYNRTRQAAITTEILEIVGGAEALAASR; this comes from the coding sequence ATGGCAAGTTTAAAAGAAGTACGTAACCGTATTGTTTCTGTAGGTTCAACGCAGCAGATCACCAAAGCCATGAAAATGGTGGCGGCGGCCAAGTTGCGCCGGGCCCAGGATAATATTCTGCGCATGCGTCCGTATGCCCAGCGCCTGAATAACATTCTCACCAACCTTTCCAACGTGGAAGGCGAAGCTGGCCAGAATGTGTATTCTCAGAAGCGCGACGTGCAGCGGGTGTTGATCATTGCCGTAACCTCAGACCGCGGTCTGTGCGGCGCGTTCAACAGCAACGTGATGAAGGCAGTCAACATTTTGATAGCTGAGCGTTACAGCGCCCAGGCCGCCGCCGGCAACGTGGAGATCATGGCTATTGGCAAAAAAGGCCACGAGTTCTTCAACAAGCGCAGTTTCCCAATGGCCGGTGACTATACCACTGTCTTCGGGAATCTGTCTTTTGACCGCGTGCGCGTAGCCGCCGAGCAAGCCATGGACGGCTTCAGAACCGGTTTGTATGATCAGGTAGACTTGGTGTACAACGAGTTCAAGAACGTGGCCACCCAGTTTGTGCGCACTGAGCAATTCCTGCCTATTCAGGAAAGCGAACTAGATGCTAACGCCACGCAAGTAGAGTCTGACTATATCTTTGAGCCGTCTAAGCAGGAGATTCTGGAGCAATTGATTCCTAAATCGTTGAAGATTCAGGTGTACAAGGCCGTGTTGGAATCCAATGCCTCTGAGCACGGTGCCCGGATGACCGCCATGGACAAGGCCACCGAAAACGCCGGTGAACTGTTGAAACAACTGAAACTGACCTATAACCGAACGCGGCAGGCCGCCATTACCACTGAGATCCTTGAGATTGTGGGTGGTGCCGAGGCGCTTGCAGCCAGCAGATAA